A genomic region of Sideroxydans sp. CL21 contains the following coding sequences:
- a CDS encoding RnfABCDGE type electron transport complex subunit D encodes MSIELRTSPHQHSGRDVPVIMRNVVFALLPICVFSIWQYGLSAAALILVVTLACLAAERVNNLIRDNGNSLSDWSAVITGVLLALTLPPSFPLWMGAVAGFAAIWLGKSLFGGLGQNPFNPALIGRAFVQAAFPTAISTWVPAYMPHRFGEFIPSSLTAPFMVPPDIALWVKQQGMDAFTGATPLARWKFENITASSMDFLNGNITASAGETSAILILLCGLYLAYRKFLDWRIPVAILGSAALLAWAFHFAQPARYPTPTFVLLSGGLMLGAWFMATDMATSPVTPRGIWLYGALIGILTVVIRYFGGLTEGVMYAILIANATGSLLDQFNQPRILGGKKGKS; translated from the coding sequence ATGAGCATAGAGTTACGTACCTCGCCCCACCAGCACAGCGGGCGTGATGTCCCTGTCATCATGCGCAACGTGGTATTTGCACTGTTGCCGATCTGCGTTTTTTCCATATGGCAATACGGACTGTCGGCTGCCGCGTTGATACTGGTCGTTACGCTGGCCTGTCTGGCCGCGGAGCGTGTCAATAACCTGATCAGGGACAACGGCAATTCTTTGTCCGACTGGAGTGCTGTCATCACCGGGGTGCTGCTGGCGCTCACGCTGCCACCTTCCTTTCCGCTGTGGATGGGCGCGGTTGCGGGCTTTGCGGCGATCTGGCTGGGCAAGTCGCTGTTCGGCGGTCTGGGCCAGAACCCGTTCAACCCGGCGCTGATCGGACGCGCATTTGTGCAGGCCGCGTTCCCGACGGCGATTAGCACCTGGGTGCCCGCCTATATGCCGCATCGCTTTGGCGAATTTATCCCGTCGTCGCTGACTGCGCCGTTCATGGTGCCGCCGGACATCGCGCTCTGGGTCAAACAGCAGGGCATGGACGCCTTTACCGGCGCAACGCCGCTGGCGCGCTGGAAGTTCGAGAACATCACCGCCTCTTCCATGGATTTCCTGAACGGGAATATCACGGCCAGCGCGGGCGAAACTTCGGCCATCCTGATCCTGCTGTGCGGCCTGTATTTGGCATACAGAAAATTTCTCGATTGGCGTATTCCGGTTGCAATATTGGGTAGCGCCGCGCTATTGGCCTGGGCGTTTCATTTCGCGCAACCGGCACGTTATCCCACGCCGACCTTCGTGCTGCTTTCCGGCGGTTTGATGCTGGGAGCGTGGTTCATGGCAACCGACATGGCGACTTCGCCCGTCACTCCGCGCGGCATCTGGCTTTACGGCGCGCTGATCGGCATCCTGACCGTCGTGATCCGTTATTTCGGCGGTCTGACCGAAGGAGTGATGTACGCCATCCTGATCGCCAATGCGACAGGATCCCTGCTGGACCAGTTCAATCAGCCCCGCATACTCGGCGGTAAAAAAGGTAAATCATGA
- the ppsA gene encoding phosphoenolpyruvate synthase produces MQPYVIPFQSLGLADIPEVGGKNASLGEMISNLSSSGVHVPGGFATTAQAYRDFLANDGLDKRIEQALVKLNVEDVTALAEAGRMIRSWIVEAPLPKRLEEEIRTHYAKLSAEGEGSFAVRSSATAEDLPDASFAGQQETFLNIQGIDNILHAIREVFASLYNDRAISYRVHKDFTHADVALSAGVQRMVRSDLGASGVLFTLDTESGFRDAVFVTSSFGLGEMVVQGAVNPDEFYVHKPQLAAGFPAVIRRSLGSKQQRMVFDEQRSAGRSTRIEPVPVADQQRFSLSDADVLQLARYAVSIEKHYGRPMDIEWGKDGIDGKLYILQARPETVKSNASNGGTEKYRLQQRGDVLVEGRAIGQKIGAGRVRIVASTAEMDKVQAGDVLVTDMTDPNWEPVMKKASAIITNRGGRTCHAAIIARELGIPAIVGCGHATTALQEGEIVTASCAEGDTGFVYHGKLPFEVVVHNEAALPAIPVKLMLNVGNPTLAFEFAQLPSAGVGLARLEFIINNLIGIHPKAVLEHNKLPAKLHESVLQRSAGYADPVEFYVEKITEGVSTLAAAFWPKPVIVRLSDFKSNEYRKLLGGEIYEPMEENPMIGFRGAGRYVAANFSECFELECRAMKRVRETLGYTNVELMVPFVRTVKEAGEVVATLEKHGLKRGEKGLRLIMMCEIPSNALLAEEFLQYFDGFSIGSNDLTQLTLGLDRDSSLVADRFDERDAAVKILLKMAITTCNRLNKYVGICGQGPSDHFDFAQWLVQTGIQTMSLNPDTLLETWRKLADKENAGI; encoded by the coding sequence ATGCAACCTTACGTCATTCCATTCCAGTCTCTGGGTCTTGCAGATATTCCCGAGGTGGGCGGAAAAAACGCATCGCTGGGCGAAATGATTTCCAACCTGAGCTCGTCCGGCGTGCATGTACCCGGCGGCTTTGCCACAACGGCGCAGGCGTATCGCGATTTTCTGGCGAATGACGGATTGGACAAACGCATCGAGCAGGCACTGGTCAAACTGAATGTGGAAGATGTCACGGCGCTGGCTGAAGCCGGTCGCATGATACGCAGCTGGATCGTCGAAGCGCCGTTGCCCAAGCGGCTGGAAGAAGAGATTCGTACGCACTACGCAAAACTCTCCGCCGAAGGCGAAGGCAGTTTTGCGGTGCGTTCTTCGGCCACGGCGGAAGACCTGCCGGATGCGTCATTTGCCGGACAGCAAGAGACTTTCCTCAATATCCAGGGTATCGACAATATCCTGCACGCAATCCGCGAAGTGTTCGCGTCTCTGTATAACGACCGCGCGATCTCTTACCGCGTGCACAAGGATTTCACGCATGCCGATGTGGCACTGTCCGCCGGTGTGCAACGCATGGTGCGTTCCGATCTGGGTGCATCCGGCGTGCTGTTTACGCTGGATACCGAATCCGGTTTCCGCGATGCGGTGTTCGTCACTTCTTCTTTCGGTCTGGGCGAGATGGTGGTGCAGGGCGCAGTCAATCCGGACGAGTTCTATGTCCACAAGCCGCAACTCGCAGCAGGTTTTCCCGCCGTGATTCGCCGCAGTCTGGGTTCCAAACAACAACGCATGGTGTTCGACGAACAACGTTCCGCCGGGCGCTCCACCCGAATCGAGCCGGTGCCCGTCGCCGATCAGCAGCGTTTTTCCCTGAGCGATGCGGACGTGTTGCAACTGGCGCGTTACGCCGTCTCCATTGAAAAGCATTACGGCCGCCCGATGGACATCGAGTGGGGCAAGGACGGCATCGACGGCAAGCTCTACATTCTGCAGGCGCGTCCCGAAACGGTGAAGTCCAATGCAAGCAACGGCGGTACCGAGAAATACCGTTTGCAACAGCGCGGCGACGTGCTGGTCGAAGGTCGTGCCATCGGACAGAAAATCGGTGCGGGCCGTGTGCGCATCGTTGCCAGTACTGCCGAGATGGACAAGGTGCAGGCTGGCGATGTGCTGGTCACCGACATGACCGACCCGAACTGGGAGCCGGTGATGAAGAAGGCCTCCGCCATCATCACCAATCGCGGCGGCCGTACTTGCCATGCGGCGATCATCGCGCGCGAACTCGGCATACCCGCCATCGTCGGCTGCGGTCACGCCACCACGGCGTTGCAGGAAGGCGAGATCGTTACCGCTTCCTGTGCCGAAGGCGACACCGGATTTGTATACCACGGCAAGCTGCCGTTCGAAGTCGTTGTCCACAACGAAGCCGCACTGCCGGCCATCCCGGTGAAGCTGATGCTCAACGTCGGCAATCCGACGCTGGCATTTGAATTCGCGCAACTACCCTCGGCCGGGGTCGGTCTGGCGCGTCTCGAATTCATCATCAACAACCTGATCGGCATCCACCCCAAGGCGGTGCTGGAGCACAACAAGCTGCCCGCCAAATTGCATGAATCCGTGCTGCAACGTTCTGCCGGTTATGCCGACCCGGTCGAGTTCTATGTGGAGAAGATCACCGAAGGCGTATCCACGCTTGCGGCCGCGTTCTGGCCCAAGCCGGTGATTGTGCGTTTGTCCGACTTCAAGTCGAATGAATATCGCAAACTACTCGGCGGCGAGATCTACGAGCCGATGGAAGAGAATCCGATGATCGGTTTTCGCGGTGCCGGACGTTATGTCGCGGCGAACTTCAGCGAATGCTTTGAGCTGGAATGCCGGGCCATGAAGCGCGTGCGCGAAACGCTGGGCTATACCAATGTGGAACTGATGGTCCCGTTTGTTCGCACGGTGAAAGAGGCGGGCGAAGTCGTCGCTACACTGGAGAAGCACGGTCTGAAACGCGGCGAAAAGGGCCTGCGCCTCATCATGATGTGCGAAATACCTTCCAATGCGCTGCTGGCTGAAGAGTTCCTGCAATACTTCGACGGCTTTTCCATCGGCTCCAACGACCTCACGCAACTCACGCTGGGGCTGGATCGCGATTCCAGCCTGGTTGCAGACCGTTTCGACGAACGCGATGCAGCGGTGAAGATATTGCTGAAGATGGCGATCACCACTTGCAACCGGCTGAACAAGTACGTCGGCATCTGCGGGCAGGGACCTTCGGATCATTTTGATTTCGCGCAATGGCTGGTGCAGACCGGCATCCAGACCATGTCGCTCAATCCCGATACGCTGCTGGAGACATGGCGCAAGTTGGCCGACAAAGAAAACGCCGGGATTTAA
- the rsxC gene encoding electron transport complex subunit RsxC, with the protein MKSKGGKEKGDAHPAPMARPSLPGRFFPFSLLSSLFSRNATFEHGIHPDYHKETGSLPIRRMAFAPRLIVPLSQHIGKAAVCCVNVGQEVLRGQVIATADGFVSLPVHAPATGVVEAIGVMPAANGKMVDSITIRVYEADGQEVQVRAPLDVDALDKNELMAAIQSTGISGLGGATFPAHVKLSVPPETVIDTMVVNGAECEPFLTCDHRVMVERTQDLLRGIRIAMKASGAPRTVIGVENNKPDAIAAIQAALPADGSITVKALETKYPQGAEDTIIYALLGREIPAGQRPASIGVLVNNVMTLAYLGRLLPAGEGIVERVITVAGPAVERPGNYIVPIGTPLRFLLEQVGARSSAKEIILGGPMMGMTISSLDVPVTKGTSGVLAFGKGQLPVETQRTYSCIKCGECLKVCPKFLNPSQMGLLAAKSEYELMAERYNLERCFECGCCSYVCPSHIPLVQQFRIAKALNRKKATA; encoded by the coding sequence ATGAAGAGTAAAGGGGGAAAGGAGAAGGGGGATGCCCACCCCGCGCCTATGGCGCGACCCTCCCTGCCGGGAAGGTTCTTTCCCTTTTCCCTTCTCTCTTCCCTCTTCTCTCGTAACGCGACCTTCGAGCACGGCATCCATCCGGACTATCACAAAGAGACCGGCAGCTTGCCGATACGCCGAATGGCGTTCGCACCGCGCCTGATCGTGCCGCTGTCGCAGCACATCGGAAAAGCGGCGGTGTGCTGCGTTAACGTCGGTCAGGAAGTATTGCGCGGCCAGGTCATTGCGACGGCGGACGGATTCGTTTCCCTGCCTGTACATGCACCGGCCACCGGCGTGGTCGAAGCGATAGGGGTGATGCCCGCTGCCAACGGCAAGATGGTGGATTCCATCACCATTCGCGTGTATGAAGCCGACGGCCAGGAAGTACAGGTGCGTGCGCCGCTTGATGTCGATGCATTGGACAAGAATGAATTGATGGCCGCGATTCAGAGTACCGGAATTTCCGGTCTGGGCGGCGCCACTTTCCCCGCGCATGTGAAGCTCAGCGTGCCGCCGGAAACCGTCATCGACACCATGGTGGTGAACGGTGCCGAATGCGAACCTTTTCTCACTTGCGACCATCGCGTCATGGTCGAACGCACACAGGATCTGCTGCGCGGCATCCGCATCGCCATGAAAGCCAGCGGTGCGCCGCGCACTGTCATCGGCGTCGAGAACAACAAGCCGGATGCCATTGCGGCGATTCAGGCCGCGCTGCCTGCCGACGGCAGCATTACGGTAAAGGCGCTGGAAACCAAATATCCGCAGGGCGCGGAAGACACCATTATCTACGCGCTGCTCGGGCGCGAGATTCCTGCCGGACAGCGCCCAGCTTCCATAGGCGTGCTGGTGAACAACGTGATGACGCTGGCTTATCTCGGGCGTCTGTTGCCTGCCGGGGAAGGCATCGTCGAGCGCGTGATCACTGTGGCCGGCCCGGCGGTGGAACGTCCCGGCAACTACATCGTGCCGATAGGAACCCCGTTGCGTTTCCTGCTGGAGCAGGTCGGTGCGCGCAGCAGTGCGAAAGAAATCATACTCGGCGGGCCGATGATGGGCATGACCATCTCTTCGCTGGATGTGCCCGTCACCAAAGGCACTTCGGGTGTGCTCGCGTTCGGCAAAGGCCAGCTGCCGGTGGAAACCCAGCGCACCTATTCCTGCATCAAGTGCGGCGAATGTCTCAAGGTATGTCCCAAGTTCCTCAACCCGTCGCAAATGGGATTGCTCGCGGCCAAGAGCGAATACGAGCTGATGGCAGAACGCTACAACCTGGAGCGTTGCTTCGAGTGCGGCTGCTGCAGCTACGTCTGTCCTTCGCATATTCCATTGGTGCAGCAGTTCCGCATCGCCAAGGCACTCAACCGTAAAAAGGCCACAGCATGA
- a CDS encoding Rnf-Nqr domain containing protein yields the protein MNNASVANILLTTILPGNFVLAMFLGMCPFLGVSQKLSTAVPMGIATAFVILVASVSAYFLNQVLVYFHLEFLSVITFITVIACAVQLVEMFVKKTFPELFRQLGIYLPLITTNCAVLGVALFQTARQYNFAQSLAYSIGGGIGFTLALILMAGVRERMQLSNVPTLVQGAALSVVIGGLLSLSFMGFSGIGGGE from the coding sequence ATGAACAACGCCTCCGTTGCCAATATCCTGCTGACCACCATCCTGCCCGGCAATTTCGTGCTGGCGATGTTCCTCGGCATGTGCCCTTTCCTCGGCGTGTCGCAGAAGCTCAGCACTGCGGTGCCCATGGGTATTGCCACTGCCTTCGTGATTCTGGTGGCCTCGGTTTCGGCCTATTTCCTGAACCAGGTGCTGGTGTACTTCCATCTGGAATTCCTCAGCGTGATCACCTTCATCACGGTCATCGCCTGTGCAGTGCAACTGGTGGAAATGTTCGTGAAAAAAACTTTCCCAGAGTTGTTCCGGCAACTGGGTATCTATCTGCCGCTGATCACCACCAACTGTGCTGTGCTCGGCGTGGCGCTGTTCCAGACTGCCCGCCAGTACAACTTTGCTCAGTCGCTGGCGTATAGCATCGGCGGCGGCATCGGCTTTACGCTGGCGCTGATACTCATGGCCGGTGTGCGCGAACGCATGCAGTTGTCCAACGTGCCGACGCTGGTGCAGGGCGCCGCGCTGAGCGTGGTGATCGGCGGTTTATTGTCCCTGTCGTTCATGGGCTTTTCCGGAATAGGAGGTGGAGAATGA
- a CDS encoding electron transport complex subunit E, producing MNTPTSFDEFLNGLWKQNPIFVMVLGMCPTLAVTVSAVNAISMGLATTFVLGTSCLLVSLLRNAIPKQVRIASYIVIIATFVTVVDYAIQAISLDLYEALGAYIKLIVANCVLLGRAEAHAAKNPPLPATTNALGMGLGFTLGLFMIGCVREILGAGKLFGVALFGDHFQPWVVMVLPPGGFLVLAFWLITIATFRHLSKKRNVQLEGAQS from the coding sequence ATGAATACACCTACCAGTTTCGATGAATTCTTGAACGGCTTGTGGAAGCAGAATCCGATCTTCGTCATGGTGCTGGGCATGTGCCCGACCCTTGCGGTGACCGTGTCGGCGGTGAATGCGATTTCCATGGGGCTGGCTACCACTTTTGTGCTGGGGACCTCGTGTCTGCTGGTGTCGCTGTTGCGCAATGCCATTCCCAAGCAAGTGCGCATTGCCAGTTACATCGTCATCATCGCCACCTTCGTCACCGTGGTGGACTACGCGATCCAGGCCATCAGTCTTGATTTGTATGAGGCGCTCGGTGCTTACATCAAACTGATCGTGGCCAACTGCGTGCTGCTGGGCCGCGCCGAAGCGCATGCCGCGAAGAACCCGCCGCTGCCTGCCACCACCAACGCGCTCGGTATGGGACTGGGATTCACACTGGGCCTGTTCATGATTGGTTGCGTGCGCGAGATTCTCGGTGCCGGCAAACTGTTCGGCGTGGCGTTGTTCGGCGATCACTTCCAGCCGTGGGTGGTGATGGTGTTGCCGCCCGGCGGCTTCCTGGTGCTGGCGTTCTGGCTCATCACGATTGCCACTTTCCGTCACCTCAGCAAGAAACGCAACGTGCAATTGGAAGGAGCGCAATCATGA
- a CDS encoding chemotaxis protein has translation MIYLYTVGLLLFVMVAWVVVQAAANRFAHHHPEFGTARRMGEGCCGKCTGDTCENEHKH, from the coding sequence ATGATTTATCTGTACACGGTGGGGTTATTGCTGTTTGTCATGGTGGCGTGGGTTGTCGTGCAGGCGGCAGCCAACCGCTTTGCCCACCATCATCCGGAATTCGGCACGGCACGCAGGATGGGCGAGGGGTGCTGCGGCAAATGTACGGGCGACACATGCGAGAACGAGCACAAACACTAA
- a CDS encoding FMN-binding protein: MSDTPEINTPSFAMVRTLGLVSVICGIIIVGIYQITLPAVNANKKLALDRQVFKVFPNAKSVVPYFADQSGITNAEGQDKVPAGSVMFYAVYDAAKKLTGIAAEASSSGYADQVRILYAYDMDKHAITGIGVISMRETPGIGDKILTDQAFLKNFEALDVSLSSDLQSLANAVKTVKHGTKTNPWQIDAIAGATVTSKAVGRGINESAQALLPRLLPHLDKLRNPS; encoded by the coding sequence ATGAGCGACACTCCGGAAATCAATACGCCAAGTTTTGCGATGGTGCGCACGCTGGGGTTGGTGTCTGTCATCTGCGGCATCATCATCGTCGGCATCTACCAGATCACGCTGCCGGCAGTGAACGCGAACAAGAAACTCGCGCTGGACAGGCAAGTGTTCAAGGTCTTCCCGAATGCGAAAAGCGTCGTGCCTTATTTTGCCGATCAAAGCGGAATTACAAATGCCGAAGGCCAGGACAAGGTGCCCGCCGGATCGGTGATGTTCTACGCGGTTTACGACGCTGCCAAAAAATTGACGGGCATCGCGGCGGAAGCTTCCTCCTCCGGCTATGCCGATCAGGTGCGCATACTTTATGCCTATGACATGGACAAGCACGCCATCACCGGCATCGGTGTGATCTCGATGCGCGAAACACCCGGCATCGGGGACAAGATACTCACCGACCAGGCGTTCCTGAAAAACTTCGAGGCGCTGGATGTGAGCTTGTCGTCCGATCTGCAAAGCCTTGCCAACGCGGTCAAGACGGTCAAGCACGGCACCAAGACAAATCCCTGGCAGATCGATGCCATCGCCGGTGCGACGGTGACCTCCAAGGCAGTGGGCCGCGGCATCAACGAATCCGCGCAGGCTTTGTTACCCCGACTTTTGCCGCATCTGGACAAATTAAGGAACCCATCATGA